The Toxoplasma gondii ME49 chromosome XII, whole genome shotgun sequence genome includes a region encoding these proteins:
- a CDS encoding ribosome associated membrane protein RAMP4, putative (encoded by transcript TGME49_276940~Predicted trans-membrane domain (TMHMM2.0):37-60): MAGQNRKYACKISQFEKNITHRGNVPESRIRTQNSYPVGPLILALFLFVVVGSAILQIIFSAQRGTIL; the protein is encoded by the exons ATGGCG GGCCAGAACAGGAAATACGCGTGCAAGATATCGCAATTCGAGAAGAACATTACCCACCGTGGCAATGTTCCGGAAAGCCGAATTCGTACCCAGAATTCGTATCCAGTAGGACCTCTGATCCTCGCCCTGTTTCTGTTCGTCGTTGTGGGATCTGCGATTCTCCAGATCATTTTTTCAGCTCAAAGAGGAACAATTTTGTAG
- a CDS encoding hypothetical protein (encoded by transcript TGME49_276930), protein MGLPDCLRKPKMGRGKCGDMAVSSATHPESIDRPAVAETVSRESGGYLLFHPASNGTLFLVWSEREVDKAMAFFEPKKSVPGFKFKVNGGRQEIFRNLLNDKKNYYEGWCQFFKTAVEFNGECRLLAGADTAPLKVTVAFLYGTTVKKLTQTQTLSTSGVVAIGCVPMAQTTFDVRTMHRELFLGSARQSGAALAL, encoded by the exons ATGGGACTACCTGATTGTTTGAGGAAGCCCAAGATGGGGAGGGGAAAATGTGGGGATAtggctgtctcttctgcaacgcatcctgaatcgattgACAGGCCCGCAGTGGCGGAAACTGTATCGAGGGAGTCAGGCGGATATTTACTTTTCCACCCAGCGTCGAATGGCACTCTTTTCCTTGTTTGGAGTGAGAGGGAAGTGGATAAGGCGATGGCTTTTTTTGAACCGAAAAAGTCTGTGCCTGGCTTCAAGTTCAAGGTTAACGGCGGACGACAAGAAATTTTTAGGAACTTGCTG AACGACAAGAAAAATTACTACGAGGGATGGTGTCAATTTTTCAAGACTGCAGTCGAATTCAATGGCGAATGCAGGCTGTTGGCGGGGGCTGACACAGCTCCGCTAAAAGTGACTGTTGCCTTTTTATATGGGACCACAGTGAAGAAGCTGACGCAAACACAAACTCTGTCGACAAGTGGCGTAGTTGCCATAGGATGTGTGCCAATGGCACAGACTACATTCGACGTTCGGACGATGCACAGGGAGTTGTTCTTGGGGAGCGCACGACAAAGCGGAGCTGCTCTGGCCCTGTAG